A genomic window from Filimonas effusa includes:
- a CDS encoding phosphopantetheine-binding protein, giving the protein MPYIRINTYTMGLDSVELVMEVEKTFNISIPDEEASQCTTVGELHDTVARHLNNIGSRQCASQLLFYRLRRALGELAGMSPKAITPAHVPEELFPKDNRRKIYKEFAANLNLQMPPLDLSAPWSQLLTSFGLLTIGGGLALALILVNFYDVSKWSLLIPLGSIVVMLLLSQLFNPFRNVVAAPTLREFTGKVLVLNYAALKRTNGVNRKEMELVINQIIADKAGFEIGEIAPHQKFGDDLGLD; this is encoded by the coding sequence TTGCCATACATTCGCATCAATACTTATACCATGGGACTTGATTCCGTAGAGTTGGTTATGGAAGTTGAGAAAACTTTCAACATCAGTATCCCCGACGAGGAAGCATCACAATGCACTACCGTCGGAGAACTTCACGACACAGTGGCACGTCATCTTAATAATATCGGATCCCGGCAATGCGCCTCGCAACTACTTTTCTACCGGCTTCGTCGTGCATTGGGGGAATTAGCAGGCATGTCTCCTAAAGCGATTACTCCCGCCCATGTACCGGAGGAACTGTTCCCTAAAGACAATCGCCGCAAGATCTATAAAGAATTTGCTGCTAACCTAAACCTGCAGATGCCTCCACTCGATTTATCTGCCCCCTGGTCACAGCTACTAACATCCTTTGGGCTTCTGACTATTGGGGGTGGACTGGCACTGGCATTGATCCTCGTTAATTTCTATGACGTTTCAAAGTGGAGCTTGTTAATACCATTGGGAAGCATCGTAGTTATGCTGCTGCTTTCGCAGCTATTCAATCCATTCCGGAACGTAGTAGCGGCACCTACATTGAGAGAATTTACCGGAAAGGTACTGGTACTAAACTACGCAGCCCTTAAAAGAACAAATGGTGTTAACCGGAAAGAAATGGAATTAGTGATCAATCAAATTATAGCGGATAAAGCAGGATTTGAAATCGGGGAAATAGCCCCTCATCAAAAATTTGGTGATGACCTGGGGCTGGACTGA
- a CDS encoding trimeric intracellular cation channel family protein, producing the protein MAIDTVIKYLCEKRQEMPFSASFIIEILGTISFTVSGVYSALQKRLDILGVLVIAFVTATGGGTIRDVLIGVTPVTWMRDLTLPCVILITTPATIIFRKKVRDYKITLFLFDAIGLGLFTIIGLQKGLSVSLHPAVCVVLGTVTGCFGSVVRDVLLNQIPTLFRTEIYATPSIAGGILYFVLLPVVDKTVVEVICIIFISGIRIIAFTRKWRFPSFL; encoded by the coding sequence ATGGCAATTGACACTGTAATAAAATACCTTTGCGAAAAACGACAGGAGATGCCTTTTAGCGCCAGCTTTATCATTGAAATTCTGGGTACGATCAGTTTCACAGTTTCAGGGGTTTATTCTGCTTTGCAAAAAAGATTGGATATCCTCGGCGTGCTGGTAATTGCTTTTGTCACAGCCACAGGAGGAGGTACTATCCGCGACGTTCTCATTGGCGTTACTCCCGTAACCTGGATGCGCGATCTTACCTTGCCCTGCGTCATCTTGATAACCACGCCGGCTACCATTATTTTCAGAAAGAAAGTAAGAGACTACAAGATTACCTTATTTCTCTTTGATGCAATAGGACTTGGCTTGTTTACCATTATTGGATTACAGAAAGGATTATCTGTCTCGCTCCACCCCGCCGTATGTGTTGTATTAGGTACCGTTACCGGCTGCTTTGGTAGTGTTGTCAGAGATGTATTACTCAACCAGATCCCCACACTTTTCAGAACAGAAATTTATGCCACTCCCAGTATTGCCGGAGGAATATTATATTTCGTTTTACTGCCGGTAGTAGATAAAACAGTAGTAGAAGTTATTTGTATCATCTTCATTTCCGGCATCAGGATCATTGCCTTTACCCGCAAATGGCGGTTCCCGTCTTTTCTTTGA